The DNA region GACCGGTCGCTGACGACGACCAACCTGATGAAGTACGTGCAGGGGCCCGACTTCCCGACCGGCGGCCAGCTCCTCAACACCAAGCCCGAGCTGCGGGCCATCTACGAGGCCGGCCAGGGCGCGATCCGGGTCCGCGGCGAGTACAAGCTCGAGGACAAGAAGCGCGGCGGCCAGGACATCGTCATCACGTCGATCCCGTGGGCGATGACCAAGGCCGATCTGGTCGAGAAGATCGCGGCGGTGATCCTCGAGCGCAAGCTGCCGTACCTGCTCGACGTGCGCGACGAGTCGACCACCGACGTGCGCATCGTCCTCGAGATCAAGCGCGACGCCGATCCGGCGATCGTGATGGCGTACCTGTACAAGCACACGCCGCTGCAGCAGAACTTCAACCTCAACATCACCGCGCTGGTGCCGGCGCCGCGCGCGCCCGAGGCCGGCCCCGACGATCCCGAGCCCCCGGCCCAGCCCCACCGGCTCGGCCTCAAGGAGGTGCTGGTCCACTTCCTCGACTTCCGCGCCGACGTGACCCGGCGCCGGTTCGAGTACGAGCTGGCCGAGCTCCAGCGGCGGATCCACGTCCTCGACGGCTTCGCGACCATCTTCGACGCGCTCGACGAGACCATCCGGATCATCCGCGCGTCCGACGGCAAGGTCGACGCCGCCGGCAAGCTGATGAAGCGGTTCCGGCTCGACGAGCTCCAGGTCGAGGCCATCCTCGAGCTCAAGCTCTACAAGCTGGCCAAGCTCGAGATCAACATCATCCGCGACGAGCTCCGCGACAAGGCCATGGAGGCCAAGAAGATCGAGACGATCCTCAAGAGCCCGACCAAGCTGTGGAGCGTGATCAAGGCCGAGCTCGAGGCGGTGGCCGCCGAGCTCGCCACCAAGCGCAGGACCGCGGTCGGCGGCGGCGCCGAGGAGCTCGAGGTCAGCGAGGACGCGTTCATCGTCGACGAGGACGCCAACGTCGTCGTCACCAAGGACGGCTGGATCAAGCGCGTGCGCGAGCTCAAGGATCCGGCCCAGACCCGCACCCGTGAGGGCGACAGCGTCATGGCGGTGCTGCCGGGCTCGACCAAGGAGAAGGTCATCTTCTTCTCGAGCCGCGGCTCGGCCTACGTCGTCAAGATCAACGACATCGCGGCCTCGGCCGGCTACGGCGACCCCGCCCAGAAGTACTTCAAGTTCGGCGACGGCGAGCGGATCGTCGCGGCGATGTCGCTCGACCCGCGCCTGCCCCTGCCCGAGACCATGCTCGCGGTGACCCGGGGCGGCTACGGCCTGCGGTTCGCGCTCGCGGCCCACGCCGAGGTCACGACCAAGGCCGGCCGCCGCTACGCCCGGCCCGGCGACGGCGACGAGGTGATCGGCGTGATCGGCGTCAAGGACGGCGACGTGGTCGTGGCCGCGACCAGCGCCGGCCACGTCCTGCACTGCAAGGCCGACGAGATCAACAAGCTCGAGGGCCCCGGCCGCGGCGTCACGGTGATCAAGGCCAGCGCCGACGACCGCGTGATCGGGTTCATCGCCGGCGACAAGGCCACGGCGATGGTGATCGAGAACGCCGCCGGCAAGGCCTGGACGCTCCACGCCGATCCGCGCTCGTGCACCGCGCGCGGCGGCAAGGGCCACCAGCTCCAGAAGAAGACGACCTTCACGCGGCCGCCCGTGCCGGTGACCATCCCGAGCCTCGGCTCGACCGCGGAGGGCAAGTAGCCATGGCGTCGGCCAAGAAGTACGGCGCAGATTCGTTCCAGGTCCTGAAGGGCCTCGACCCGGTGCGCAAGCGCCCCGGCATGTACATCGGCGGGACCGGCAAGGACGGCTACCACCACCTGCTCTGGGAGATCGTCGACAACTCGATCGACGAGGCCATCAACGGCCACGCCACCCGGGTCGAGGTCACGCTGCACGCCGACGGCAAGACCATCACGGTCGACGACAACGGCCGCGGCATCCCGATCGAGATCATGCGCGAGGAGAAGAAGCCCGCGCTCGAGGTGGTGTTCAGCAGCCTGCACTCGGGCGCCAAGTTCGAGCGCGGCGAGAGCTACGCGGTGTCGGGCGGCCTGCACGGCGTCGGCTCGGCGGTGGTCAACGCGCTGTCGAGCGAGCTGGTGGTGCAGGTCAAGCTCGGGGGCGAACGCCACGAGCTGCGGTTCGCGCGCGGCGTGGTCGGCGGCAAGCTGAAGAACCTGGGCGGCGCCCGCGGCACCGGCACGCGGGTCACGTTCACCCCCGACGAGGAGGTCTTCGGCCCCAAGCTCTGCTTCGACGCCGCGCTGATCGCCGAGCGGCTCGAGACCAAGAGCTACCTGCACCACGGCCTCGAGATGGTCTTCATCGACGAGACCGCCAAGAACGCCGCCGGCGCCCGCGAGCCGGTCACCCACCGCTTCGTCCACGACAAGGGCATCGCCGAGTGGCTGCCGACCCTGGTCGCGGCCCGCGGCAAGCTGGCGGTGCCCTCGACCGGCGCGGTGTTCTACCTCGAGAAGCGCGACGACGACGCCCAGCTCGGCGTCGAGCTAGCGCTGCAGTGGACCGAGGCCACCGACGACCTGATCAAGAGCCACGTCAACAGCGTGCCGACGCCCGACGGCGGCACCCACGACGCCGGCCTGCGCTCGGCGATCGTCAAGGCGGTCCGCAACTACATCGCGACCCACGGCCTCGATCCCAAGGGCGTGTCGCTGACCGCCGAGGACATCCGCGAGGGCGTCGTCGCGGTGCTGTCGACGTTCGTCCACGACCCGCAGTTCCAGAGCCAGACCAAGAACCGCCTCAACAACCCCGAGGTCGCGGGCCAGGTCGAGGCGCTGGTGCGGCCGGCGCTCGAGAACTACCTCAACGGCAACCCCAACTGGGCCCAGGCGGTCGTGGCGCGCACGATCATCTCGGCGCGGGCGCGCGAGGCGTCGCGGGCGGCCAAGGAGGGCATCAGCCGCAAGACCGCGATCAGCCACCGGCTCAACCTGCCGGGCAAGCTGGCCGACTGCGCCTCGACCGACCCCGAGGAGAGCGAGCTGTTCATCGTCGAGGGCGACTCGGCCGGCGGCTCGGCCAAGCAGGCCCGCGATCGCTCCACCCAGGCGGTCCTGCCGCTGCGCGGCAAGGTGCTCAACACGTTCCAGGCCAACGACGCCAAGATGTCGGGCAACAAGGAGCTGGGCGACATCGTCAGCGCGCTCGGGTGCGGCTTCGGCCCCGACCTCGATCTGGGCAAGCTGCGCTACGGCAAGATCTTCCTCCTGATGGACGCCGACGCCGACGGCCACCACATCGCGACCTTGCTGCTGACGTTCTTCTACCGGCACATGCGCACGCTGCTCGACGCCGGCCACATCTACCTGGCGCAGCCGCCGCTGTTCCGGATCGACATCGGCAAGCAGACCTACTGGGCGCTCGACGACGTCCACAAGGAGCGGCTGATCAAGCAGCACGCCAAGGCCAACTCGCGGCCGAGCATCACGCGCTTCAAGGGCCTCGGCGAGATGAACCCCGAGACGCTCAAGATGACGACGCTCGATCCCAAGCTGCGCAGCGCGCTGCAGGTGCGGGTCAAGCCCGGCGAGGAGCTGCGCACCGACACGGTCATCGCCGAGCTGATGGGCAAGGACGTGGCCGCGCGCTTCAAGCTGATCACCGAGCACGCTCACGAGATCGACGACCTCGACGTGTGAGCGCGTGGTCGGGTCAGCGGATCCGGGTGATCCAGTAGCCCGGGCGCCGCGCCGCGTGGGCGAGCGCGACGACCACGAGCCGATCGCCGCGCACGACGTAGACCGCGCGGATCGGAATCGGTCGACGGGCTTGGCGCGGGCGACCCCGGCGATCACCGCGCCCGACGCCGGCATCGCCAGCGCGCGGTCGATCGCGCCGAGCGCCAGGCCGACGAACCGTGTCCCGAGCCCCGGCTCCTTGGCGTCGTCGAAGTCGCGATGTCCCTCGAGCTCGGCGACGGCCTCGGCCAGGAACTCGAGCCTCATCCGCCGTCGGCCGTCGCGCGCAGCCGAGCCAGCACGACGTCACCCGGGATCACGTCGGCCTCGCCGGCATCGAGGCGCTCGACCCGGCGCCGGATCTCTGCCTCCCACGCCAGCGCGACGACCTCGTCCGGGACCCGGTCCGTCGTCTCATCCAGGCTCGCGAGCAACGCGTCAGCTAGCGCCGCGCGCTCGCCCGCCGGCAGCTCGAGCAGTTCTTGCAGGAGCGCGGTCGAGACCGACACGGTCGAAGTTTAGCGCGCGCCCCCACCGCCGTCCACGGAGCGATGGTGGCCGTCGTGGTATCACCGCGGCGTGGCGGGCCCCCGCACCTCGGCACGAGCACCGCGCCGCGCGCCGGCGTCGACGCCGCGCGCGCCCACGGTCTTCGTGGGCCGCGAGCGCGAGCAGGCCCAGCTCGAGCGCGGGCTGGCGCAGGTGCCGGTCGCGGTCGTGTGCGGGCTGGCCGGGGTCGGCAAGTCGAGCCTCGCGTACGCGCTCGCCGGCGGCTGGGCCGGGCCGACCGCGCACGTCGCGGTGGGCGCGCCGACGCTGGGCGCGGTGCTCGACGATCTGCGCCGCGCGCTGGGCCCGGCGCCCGAGCTGCTCGGCGACGACGCCCGGGCCGCGGCGCTGGCCGCCGCGCTCGACGCCACCGGCGCGCTCGCGGTGGTCGACGATCTCCACCGGCTGGCGGCCGACGATCAGGCCCGGCTCCTGGCGCTGGTCGGCGAGCGGCTCGAGCGCGGGCGGCTGGTCGCGACGTCGCGCGAGCGCCCGGCCTCGGCCCAGGGCTACGACCGGGTCGAGATCCACCTCGGCGGCCTGCCCGAGCGCGCGGCCCGGGCGCTGTGGGCGGCGCTCGACGAGCTGCGCGGGCCGGCGGGCGGGTTCGCGCGGGCGTTCGCGGCCTCGGGCGGCAACCCGTTCCACCTGCGCCGCAGCCACGCCGGCGATCCGTCGGGGCCCGATCCGCTGGTGGCGGCGATCGCCGCGCTGCCGACCGACGCCGCGCGGCTGCTGGCGGCGATCGCCCTGGCCGGCGCGCCGCTGGGCCCCGACGAGCTGACCGCGATCGCCGGGCGCGATCCCCGCGCGCCGCTGTCGGTCCTGCGCCGGGCGCTGCTGGTCGATCTCGACGGCGACGGCGCGCCGCTCCTGCACGACCTGGTGCGCTCGGCGGCGCGCGCGGCGCTGCCGGCGGCGACCGAGCCCGAGCTGCACGCGCGCCTGGCGACCGCGCTGGCCGCGCGCCGGGATCCCGCGGCGATCGTCGCGACCGTGCGCCACTGGCTGGCGGCGGCCCAGCCCGAGCGCGCGCGGGTGCACCTGGTCGCGACCGGCAAGGTGCTGCTCGACGTCGGCGCCAGCCGCGACGTCGCGACGCTCACCGCCGAGCTCGGCGCCACGCGCGATCGCGACCTGGGCGCGCTGCGGGCCCGGGCGCTGGCGCGGCTGCTCGATGTGGCCGAGGGCGAGAAGGCGCTGCGGGCGGCGCTGGCGGCGCGGCCGCCGTCCGGCTCGGAGCTGGCGGCGCTCGGCACGCTGGCCCTGTGCGCCGGGCGGTTCGAGGACGCGCGCCTGGCGCTGGCCCGGGCGGTCGCCGACACCGAGGCCGGGCCGTCGGTGCGGGCCGCGCTCGCCGGGCTCGACGCCGTGCGCCGGTTCCACACCGAGTCGCTGGCCGCGGCCATGGCCGACCTGGCCACCGCCGCCGAGACCGCGCGCGGCGGCGGGCGCGCGGTCCTGGCCGCGACCGCGACCTACCTGGCGTGGCTCGAGCGCTACGCGGTCGGCGCCGAGCGCAGCGGCACCCCGACGACCGACAACCGCGCGCCGTCGGCCCACGGCTACCGCGCGGCGGCGCTCGGCGCGCTGGCGCTCGGCGGCTACGACATCCGGACCGCGCCCGGCGACAGCGCCCGGGCCCTGGCCGCGCTCGAGACCGCGCTGGCCGCCCACGACGATCCGCTGGCGCGCATCCACACCGACGCGGTGCGCGCGCTGCGGCGCTGGGAGGACGGCGATCGCCTGGGCGCGTCGGCGGCGCTGGTCGAGCTGGCCAACCGCGCCGAGGACACCGGCTACGCCCTCGCGGTGCTGTGGGTGCAGATCTTCGCCGCGCGGATCGCGTTCGTGCTCGGCCAGCGCCGCGCGGCCCGGGCGCTGCTCGAGCGGGTCAGCGAGCGGGCGCGCGCGCTCGGCGCCAGCGCGCTGGTGCGGGCGGCCAGCTACTGCGCCGACGACGATCCGGTCGCGCGCCTCGCGGTCGTGCTCCACAGCCCGCGCGCCGCGCAGTCGCACTCGGTGCGCACCCGGGCGTTCCAGGCCGTGGCCGCGGCCGCGCGCGGCGACGCGATCGAGATCGTCCCCGACGCCCGGCCCGGCTACCACGTCGAGGCCGCGCTCGCGCACCTCGCGCTCGGCCTGGCCGCGCGCCGCGCCGCCGACGGCGCCGGCGACAAGAAGACCAAGAAGGGCGCCGCCGCCTGGGCCAAGGCCCAGGCCACCGCGGCCGACGCGCTGGCCGGCGTCGCCGACGACGATCTGCTGCCGGCGCTGCTCGGCGTGCTCGACGGCGATCCCCGGGGCACGACCGCGCCGATCGTCGTCGACGCCGTCCGCCACGAGGTCATCGCCGGCGCGCGCACGCTGTCCTTGGGCAAGCGCCCCGTCATGCGCAAGCTGCTCTACGCCCTCGCCGCGCGCCCCGGCGAGGTGCTGTCGAAGGACGAGCTGACCCAGGCCGCCTGGGCCCGCCCCTACGACCCGCTCCGCCACGACAACCCGCTGTTCGTGAACCTCTCGCGCCTCCGCGGCCTCGTGAAGCCCACCGGCCTCTCCGTCGAGGCCGACAGCGACCAGGGCGGCTACCGCCTGGTCAGCAAGGACCCCGTCCTCGTGCGCCGGGGGCGGTAGCGGGGCGAGGGTGTGGCGGGGTGCGGGGGTGGCGGCGGCGGGGTGGCGGTGGCGGCGGCGGCCGTGGCGGTGGCGGTGGCGGGTGGCGGATGGCGGTGGCGGTGGCGGACGGCGGGCGGCGGGTGGCGGATGGCGGTGGCGGACGGCAACCGCGTCGGGCTCCGCCGGGAGCCGGAGCCGGAACCGGAGCCGGAAATCGGAGCCGGAATCTGACGAACGGGTGAGGCTCGGCGCCCCGCAGATCGGACGATCGGGTGAGGTTCGGGGCCCGCGCAGATCTGACGATCGGGTGAGGCTCGGAGCCGCGCAGATCTGACGATCGGGTGAGGTTCGGAGCCCAGGTTCGGAGCCCAGGTTCGGAGCCCAGCAGATCTGACGATCGGGGTGAGGCTCCCGAGCCGGCCGGGCTCCGGACCCGGGGTCGGCGGCCCCGACCATCAGCACGAAGGGCGCGCTTATGGATGTGCATCCGTATCCCACCCCGCGAGATCCGCGACATTCCGCCTCGCAGATGATGGCACGGGGCTTGGACCTACCCCCGCGGTTGGCGTAATGTCGCGATCACGAACGGAGTGGGCGGCCGATCGACGAGGTTGCCTCGCGCCCGGTCGACCGTGATCTGTCCTGGAGGAGCTCATGAAGCGTTTCGCCTGCCTTGCCATTCCTTTTGCCTTCGCCGCCTGCGGCGACAACAACACGGTCAACGGACCGGTCGACGCCCCCGTCGCCATCGACGGCCAGACCATCGACGCGCCGCCGCCGATCGACGCGGGCATCGACGCCCCCGCCGTCGTCTATGGCGGGACCGCGACGCTCATCGAGGCCCAGCTCCTCGGCGCGCCGCCCCCCGCCCCGTCGAACACCGTCATCAGCCAGGGCGTCCAGCTCGGCTTCACCATCATCGGCAACGACACCTCCCAGGCGCCTGTCATCGACACCGCACCGGGTACCCCGCTCGGCTGCAAGGTCTGGGAGTACACCCCGGCCCAGCTCGCCACATCGTTCGGCGTCAACGAGGGCACGGCAGAGTTCACGGTGACCCAGACCACCCCGGCGGCGCCGCCCTTGCCGGCCTGCATCTTCGCGCCGGGCGCCGGCTACATCTGCCCCGACCCGACCAGCAGCGGCACCGCGGTCGGTGTGACGCTGACGGGCGTCGGCGCTGGCGCGACCGCCGCGGCGGCCCTGACGTTGCCCGGCGGGCACGCGGCCTCGTTCGTCGCTGACGACGTGGGTCGCTTCGTCAAGTTCAGCGGCACCGGCGTGCTGACGCTCGATTCGCCGACCTCGGCCTTCCCGATCGTCATGGTCAACGCGGGCACGCCGATCATCGGGCTGCCGCTCGGCACGGGCATGAACATCGCGGCGCTGAGCGCCGGCACGTTCACGACCCTCGCGGGCGTCGGGCCCAGCCCCGCGTTCGCGGCGGACCCCGGCCAGCTCGCTGACACCGCTACCGCAACGGCTCACTTCACCACCAACGCGGCGGGTGGAGGAGCTCACCTGGCCAACTTCGATGTGAACTTCCCACTGATCGGCGACGACTTCGACATCAACACCGCGACCGCCGATGTGCTCCGCAACATCCCCACCGACGGCTCGGAATTCCAGGTGGCTTGCACCAACTGTTCAGGCTCGACTGGCGGTCTGATCAACATCGTCACCACTGATGGTTCGATCACTGGCCTGTCCCCGTTCTCCTTCCCCGCGCCCGTCACCAAGCGCGTGCAGGTCCGCTGCGCAGCGCTCAACCCCGCGCCGCCCGCAGTGCCCGGCCCGCTCGTCGTGCCCGCAAGCATCTCGGCATACCTGATGAACAGCGGCGCGACCCGCATCCAGGCGACGTTCATCCGCGCGAGCTTCGGCCAGACCGTCCCGTCTAACTCGGCGATGACTGCGATCGCCGGTCACGCGTTTGTGGCCTTCACGACGCCCTGACACGTGCGTTCGCATAAGTTCTAGAGTAGCGAAGCCGGCCGCGAGGCCGGCTTCGCCGCTTTCGGCAACACGGCCGCGGTGGCGGCTGCGTCGCCCGACCTATCCTGCCTCGACCAGATCCGCAGTCGGCAATGGGTGCGGATCTTCTGCGACGGCAGAAAGCTGATCGATTCCGGCAACTTGGTTTCGGACGGGCTGTCCGGATCGATCGTGGGCGGGTAGCGTCGCCGGCCTGATGTCGAAGACCAACGCCGCGCGGATCGCCAACGACAGCCCCTTCTGCGAAGCTCGGCGGAGCATGAAGAAGCTGGAAGACGACCTGCTGAGCCCGGAGGCGATGCACGCGTCGCTGAGCGAGATCGAACGGATGATGCGAACGCAGGGGCGGGAGATGATGCGCGCGATGATGCAGGCGCACTTCGACGGGCGCTCGGAGCGCGAGTTGCCGGTCGCGGTGCGGGGCGAGGATGGGATCGCCCGTGAGGCGGCGCGACGGGGGCGGCGCACCGTGATGACCGAGTTCGGCGAGGTCGAGCTCGAGCGCAACCTGTACCAGGCGCCCGGCGTGACCGGGCGCGCGCCGCTCGACGCCGCGATGGACCTGCCGGCGGACAAGTACTGCACGAGGTGCGCCGGGTGGTCGCCGAGGAGAGCGCGCGGTCGTCGTTCGACGAGGTGGTGGCGGCGATCCAGAAGTACAGCGGCGCCAAGGTGCCGAAGCGACAGACCGAGGAGCTGGCGGTCCGCGCGGCGCGCGACTTCGACGAGTTCTACCAAACTCGGCTGTGCGCGCCCGAGGACACCGACCACCTGCTG from Myxococcales bacterium includes:
- a CDS encoding winged helix-turn-helix domain-containing protein; this translates as MAGPRTSARAPRRAPASTPRAPTVFVGREREQAQLERGLAQVPVAVVCGLAGVGKSSLAYALAGGWAGPTAHVAVGAPTLGAVLDDLRRALGPAPELLGDDARAAALAAALDATGALAVVDDLHRLAADDQARLLALVGERLERGRLVATSRERPASAQGYDRVEIHLGGLPERAARALWAALDELRGPAGGFARAFAASGGNPFHLRRSHAGDPSGPDPLVAAIAALPTDAARLLAAIALAGAPLGPDELTAIAGRDPRAPLSVLRRALLVDLDGDGAPLLHDLVRSAARAALPAATEPELHARLATALAARRDPAAIVATVRHWLAAAQPERARVHLVATGKVLLDVGASRDVATLTAELGATRDRDLGALRARALARLLDVAEGEKALRAALAARPPSGSELAALGTLALCAGRFEDARLALARAVADTEAGPSVRAALAGLDAVRRFHTESLAAAMADLATAAETARGGGRAVLAATATYLAWLERYAVGAERSGTPTTDNRAPSAHGYRAAALGALALGGYDIRTAPGDSARALAALETALAAHDDPLARIHTDAVRALRRWEDGDRLGASAALVELANRAEDTGYALAVLWVQIFAARIAFVLGQRRAARALLERVSERARALGASALVRAASYCADDDPVARLAVVLHSPRAAQSHSVRTRAFQAVAAAARGDAIEIVPDARPGYHVEAALAHLALGLAARRAADGAGDKKTKKGAAAWAKAQATAADALAGVADDDLLPALLGVLDGDPRGTTAPIVVDAVRHEVIAGARTLSLGKRPVMRKLLYALAARPGEVLSKDELTQAAWARPYDPLRHDNPLFVNLSRLRGLVKPTGLSVEADSDQGGYRLVSKDPVLVRRGR
- a CDS encoding type IIA DNA topoisomerase subunit B, producing the protein MASAKKYGADSFQVLKGLDPVRKRPGMYIGGTGKDGYHHLLWEIVDNSIDEAINGHATRVEVTLHADGKTITVDDNGRGIPIEIMREEKKPALEVVFSSLHSGAKFERGESYAVSGGLHGVGSAVVNALSSELVVQVKLGGERHELRFARGVVGGKLKNLGGARGTGTRVTFTPDEEVFGPKLCFDAALIAERLETKSYLHHGLEMVFIDETAKNAAGAREPVTHRFVHDKGIAEWLPTLVAARGKLAVPSTGAVFYLEKRDDDAQLGVELALQWTEATDDLIKSHVNSVPTPDGGTHDAGLRSAIVKAVRNYIATHGLDPKGVSLTAEDIREGVVAVLSTFVHDPQFQSQTKNRLNNPEVAGQVEALVRPALENYLNGNPNWAQAVVARTIISARAREASRAAKEGISRKTAISHRLNLPGKLADCASTDPEESELFIVEGDSAGGSAKQARDRSTQAVLPLRGKVLNTFQANDAKMSGNKELGDIVSALGCGFGPDLDLGKLRYGKIFLLMDADADGHHIATLLLTFFYRHMRTLLDAGHIYLAQPPLFRIDIGKQTYWALDDVHKERLIKQHAKANSRPSITRFKGLGEMNPETLKMTTLDPKLRSALQVRVKPGEELRTDTVIAELMGKDVAARFKLITEHAHEIDDLDV
- a CDS encoding DNA topoisomerase IV subunit A; amino-acid sequence: MSRKPPVAPRTARSSGSDEPPAPPTDIYGGASGGDGDDGSLADLARTRYLNYALSVITSRALPDVRDGLKPVQRRILYAMLHDEHLRPDAKHRKSAKVVGSVLGRYHPHGDTSVYDAMVRMAQDFTLRLPLVDGSGNFGSLDGDAPAAYRYTECRLAPPAMELLRELDQKVVAFRPNYDGTTTEPQVLPARFPNLLVNGSTGIAVGMATNIPPHNLREVTSALVALIDDRSLTTTNLMKYVQGPDFPTGGQLLNTKPELRAIYEAGQGAIRVRGEYKLEDKKRGGQDIVITSIPWAMTKADLVEKIAAVILERKLPYLLDVRDESTTDVRIVLEIKRDADPAIVMAYLYKHTPLQQNFNLNITALVPAPRAPEAGPDDPEPPAQPHRLGLKEVLVHFLDFRADVTRRRFEYELAELQRRIHVLDGFATIFDALDETIRIIRASDGKVDAAGKLMKRFRLDELQVEAILELKLYKLAKLEINIIRDELRDKAMEAKKIETILKSPTKLWSVIKAELEAVAAELATKRRTAVGGGAEELEVSEDAFIVDEDANVVVTKDGWIKRVRELKDPAQTRTREGDSVMAVLPGSTKEKVIFFSSRGSAYVVKINDIAASAGYGDPAQKYFKFGDGERIVAAMSLDPRLPLPETMLAVTRGGYGLRFALAAHAEVTTKAGRRYARPGDGDEVIGVIGVKDGDVVVAATSAGHVLHCKADEINKLEGPGRGVTVIKASADDRVIGFIAGDKATAMVIENAAGKAWTLHADPRSCTARGGKGHQLQKKTTFTRPPVPVTIPSLGSTAEGK
- a CDS encoding addiction module protein, whose translation is MSVSTALLQELLELPAGERAALADALLASLDETTDRVPDEVVALAWEAEIRRRVERLDAGEADVIPGDVVLARLRATADGG